The Dromaius novaehollandiae isolate bDroNov1 chromosome 4, bDroNov1.hap1, whole genome shotgun sequence genome contains the following window.
CCTGGCATCTGGCATCTCCATGGTCCCCGCAGCTGGGGACAGGGGTGACAtgtccccccacccaccaccCCACGTACTTGGAGGctcctcagccccacgtggccgGCAGCTCCCGGGAGCAGCCAGGGGAGCAGTCCCTCACCCCACAGAAGTTCCTGTTACAGGCTATAAATTGAGTTAACTGCATTTCAAACTATATACAGGGGTGGCTATATATGTCAGTCGGCTATTAATCTCCTGCGTTTCTTTTTCTGGGTATCgcttcttttccttctgatttttttctttatgtccaTATTTCTGTTTTCCGCTCTGCCCCCAATTTTCCGTACATATTTGTAGTTCTTAACACGCATCCATTTCATCATGTTTGATGTTACCAGTGAAACACCAATTGATCTACCTGATTGCCTTCAGTAAGAGATTTTGCTGGAATTAGACTGCTGTCCCAAGGCTGCGAGAGATACATGATAACATAATCCaagcaggctttttttctttttccagcaggaAGCGTTGATGCGAGCTGCAGAGGTGTTTCCCAGTGTTGTTTGACTGCATTAGCAGTCTTCAGAGGGGGCAATATTTCATTCACGGAGAGGGTCAGCGGCGTGCAGGAGGACACCTGCCCCTGCTCTGTGACTGCGAGGAAGCGCTCGACGCTGCCGGGGCTTGCAGGGCAGGTGCAGCGCATTGCTTGCAAATTCTAACAAAAGGAAAGATCTTGGTTAGCCTTAAATAAAAGTTAGACAAGTGCCTATTGCCACTTGCATTTGTGAAAGACTTATTTGGGGCAATTTCTCTCATGAAGCGAGGCAAGCCCACCTAAGAGCTAAGCAGAGCTACGGAGCCCGTGGGAGGCGCCCCACAGCCGAGTGCGGTGTGCCTCTCCGGCGGGCGACCGGCGCGCACGTCTGCCTTgcgtttttttccaaaaaaaaaccccccgtCACACATCGACGACACGGTACATGTCGCCAAACAGTGTGCCACACCGTCGGGACACAACTGCCAAACCAGTTTTAAAACTGCACGTTCTTGTTGCTGCTTGCAAGTGGCATCAGGAGGTAGAGGGGACTTTCCTGCTTCATTAGTGGATGTGTTCGGAATATGATTTGTGGTCGTACATCTGTAACAagcaaaattaatgaaaataattaatgaaGGGTAATCCAAGATACCAGGGTTTTGTCTAAGATCAGCAAGAATAGAGTCCCAAGGACATCCACTCTGTGatttataggatttttttcttttatgatccATGAGATCTTAATGCTTTCGGTGCGAGGAGCAGTTGGGGCAGAGGTGAGAAATGTGTCCCACTTGTAAGGCTTTTCGTAAGGCGGGTTTATTGCGAGActtgcatttgaatttttttcctgttttgtataGTCGCATACTTTCTTTCCCTGAAGAAATCGCTTTACGCCTGTGAATTTCCCTCTTTGCAATTTCATCACTGTGTGTAAGGGAAAGCAGTGAAGTTTGCCTCAGATCCAGCTGCTTTGATTTTATACGGTGTTTGGACAGCAGgtgtatctaaaaaaaaaaaaagaacaaacagaaacacaAGCAAAATCATGGTTTTGCAGCATACTCAAACCCCTTGAGCCATAAAACATACAGTGGAGACCTGAATTGGAGCGGAggtattaaaaataactttcgCGAGGAGATATTGAAAGCCAGGGAGATGATGTATGAGGCTGAGATCAACCATCACTAAATAGCAGAGCGGGAGCGAGAAAAATCACTGCCAGCATGGTGCGAGCCCAGGCTGCGGGTGCAGAGGGCCTTCCCGGCCGCCCCCAAGGCCGGCGGAGCCTcgcgagggcccaggcgtccgagaggcCCCTCGGCTTCCCCTACCGGGCCCACGTCCAAGAGCCAGCGCGGCAAGGCGAGGGGCTGGGAATTGGTGCCACGCGCCGGCTGAAGGGTCCCTCATGGAGGCAGAGCCTGCCCTCGCCCCACACTGGCCTGCTCTCACCGACCTGTCACATAAATTAATTTTCGGCGTCGGGTACAGCCGGGAGGACGGCGAGGAGCGGCAGCCCCAGCCGGGCAGCACGCGGGTGCCTCCGCTCAGCAGTCCGCTCACATCCTTCTCCCACAAAGAATACCCCGCCTTCTTTGTCTAAAATGTTGAGTGGTTATGAATAGTGAGGATAGACtatctgtaattatttttaaattattaatggTTTTGTTAGATCCCTTCACTTTTACATTAGGTTTCTGTTAATGTAAGTTAAATCAAAATGTACTTCAGTTTCCAGGCGGCTcccaaatgtatttttcattctttcataaCATCACTTCAACTTCTCCACGAGGTGTCTGCGACGGAGTTTGCTTTGGAGCCAGCCCGAAAGCGCCCGAGGAGGGGGATGCGCAGGGGGCtctcccgggccgggccgcgttGCCGGTCGCTCCACTGCCCCCAGCTCGGACCGCGGAGGCGGTAAGAGGGGGAACATGGCGTACGGCCCCTTTTGGCACCTTTTCCTCCCGCTTTTCCCGTCCAGGGGTCCGCAGCCAGGGCGGCCTCCCCGAGAGGCACCCCGGGGCAGGCAGGCCCACGGCGTGGGGCACGTGTGGGGCTGACCGTGGgcccggcctgccctggggggagCCACCTCGGCCTGTGCCGCGGCCACGCGAAGGCGGGAGGCGAAACCGGAGCGGTGCCGGCGTGGGGCGCGCGGGGAGCTGGACGTCCGCGTTCAGCGCAAACGCCACCagtaaatgaatgaataaataaataaataaatagaaatcgCGGATAAATTATGCAGAGGGATTTCTGGATTTCTTTCGAGTAATTAAGTTTCGATTTCTCGCGTTTATTTCAGCGCCAGGCagcgcgcggcgccgcggccggccgggggCTGCATCGATCGCGCCGGGCGGCTGCTGCGCCCgtgggcggccccgggggcgcgggggggtccccggcccccggcagcccccagcagcccccggcagcccccggcagcccccggcagcgcccggcagcccccggcagctctgccccgcggcgggggcggagtTTGCGCGCGTCGGAAGGGATGAAAAATTCATGGGGCGCGTGAGGTGCGGTGCGCTGGGGATGCGCGGCTTCGCGTTTTCCTCGCCGGCCGCGACGGGCTGGGGcgaggccgcggcgctgcgcggggctgcgcggggctgcgcggggccgccggcgtcTCGGCGGGTGCGCGGGAAGTTttggcgagcggcggcggcgccgtcgGAGGGGCGCGGGGTGCTTGGCATTTCGGAGCCGGGGTGTCAGCTGCTATTAAAATCCAGATTAATTCGTATTAACGATATGCGCTCTCGATCCTCCCATGCGACAGCATGCATTAACGCAACTACTGCGCGTAATTAAACTCAACGCGGGAGGGGTTAAATGTAGATTGTGAAGAGATTTTTTACGAGCCTAATAATATTGTTGTTATCGTTCTCGCCGCCGTTATCGCTGCTAACAAAGTTCAGGCGAAGAgcgagcagcacaaagccctttcctCAGCTCCGCTCGGTCAAAACGCGCTGGTTTCCGTCGGACTTCCGAGTGCCAGTGAGACATtttgctctccccccccccttttttttttttttggtttggaaaGGAAGAGGTTTTCCTGCTCATCTGCTTTCTCCGAAAACCTCGTCGGCAGCCCGCGATGAAACGCGGGAGCCTGAAGCCGGAGCCCGCGATGGCAAAGCGAGCCGCGCTGGCTGCggcgccgggaggcagcgggacaCATGTGTCCCCGGCAGCCGCCTCCCGGCGCGGCTCTCCGGCCTTTCTTGTAAACTTTACGCGGCATTTAATGAAAATACGAAAATATTATTTATGGGTTTTTATTAGGCGTTTGAGATGCTCAATAGTTTAGGCTAATTAGACAAGCCAAAAGCCTTTCGAAGATTAAGCAAATTGGACAACCCTTGTTAATTAGAACATAATTTAAAGTTTGAAATTATATCACTCCTGAAGTAGCCTAATTAGTATGACGATATGTTAATAGCCTACTGAGACACGAAGCGCGGAGGTTTGGCACGAACTCCTTAAAGGCTTGCAAGAAAATCCTCTTTCCTATGTTGTCATTAATAAAAGATTTCTATAGACTTCAGCCTTTCAACGGTGACATACAATTTATAGTACACACAATGCATTAGCCCATAGTGCTGCTCAATTTTTTGCTATTATGAAAACTAATAAATTCGTCAAGCTGAATTAAGCATACAAATCAGATGAGGCATAACAGATTACATATTGAAGCGCTGTGTCTCCCGAGCCTAAATGAAATTTCAATCTAATAATTCCTTCCTGGCCCGGCCATAATTTGTTTAGAGATGTTGTTCTACTTCTTTCCAAGCGCTATTCGCACCATAATTAAATGATACTCAAGCTTTTAACtttgatttatttcatttctcGGAGCCGGCGACAGTGAGAGCTGAtacaatgtaatttttttttatttcccttaaaaTTACCAAGTCTGCTGTTTAGGTGAGAAATTAAACACCTAAGCACTTATTTTAACCTCCCGGCGCGAAGTAAAATCCACCGGAATAAGCCCGTCCGCCGTAAGCGAGGCTGACTTCCCCGCCCGCTTTTTGGTTTTGGTGGGGGGGTGGCTTTTCCCCAGCCCTTCTCGGCCCCGCTTTCGGCAGGGAGCGGGGCGCTGGCGGGACAGCGGCGCAGgaggctccccgcggccgcggcggctccgcgcctgGGAAACTCCGCGGGAGTTTTCCCTTcagtcctccttttttttaattttattattattttttttgatAGAGGCgggattggggggggggcttTCTTCCCCGCTTCCCGCTCCCCCGCCCGttcggggggcgcggcggggcgcgcgcgTGGGCgtgggcgcgggcgcgggggcggcgggcgcccgaggcggaggcaggcgCGCAGGAACCtgcccgcggagccgggcggcggtgacgggcgggggggcgggcgcgcggggcagcGAGCAAaacccggcggcgcggcggcggcgggggcactCGGCGAGCGGCGAGGGCCGGCGCCGGAGCGCGGGCAGCgagccggccccgcgcagccccgcgcagcgcggagccgccccggccggccggcTGGGATCTTTTATTAGCGCTGTCTCTTTTTTTGGTCCTTTCGGAGGAGAGCGGGGGGGTGGCCGTGCGCTTtcccgcgggggctgcgccgccgccctccctgcgcgcccggcgggccgggccgcggcggcggccggcagcATGATGATGTCCCTGAGCAGCAAGCAGCCCTTCAGCGTcccccacggcggcggcggcctgcaCGACACCAAGTACCCGGCGCTGCACACCGCCTCGCcctgcccctccgccgccgcccccgccgccgcctcccccggcggctccggcggctcGGGCTcgggcggctccggcggccgcggcggctcgggCTCGGgcggctcgggctcgggctcgggctcctcgggcggccccggcggcgcggaggCGATGCGGCGCGGCTGCCTGCCCACCCCGCCGGTAggtgcccgcccgcccgcccgctttAAGGGCAGctccgcggcggcccccccggaccGGCCTGATGATTTTTTCATGGCCGCGCAGCAAATCacccggcgccgccgggcgctCGCCCAACTTGTGCGtgcggcggctcctgccgcccccATCAATGTTTATGACCTGGGATGCTGCGGCGCGCGcgtgtccgtccgtccgtccgtccgtgtgcacggtgtgtgtgtgtgtgtgtgcacggtgcgtgtgtgtgtgtctgtgtgtgcgcgGGGTGTGTGTGCacggggtgcgtgtgtgtgtgcacggtgcgtgtgtgcgcgccgcgctcgctcgctctcgctctctctttttttttttttttttttttcccctcttccccctctccaggatttcttttttaacatgCTGGGAAGGTTTTAGTGGCACGGCGGAGTGCGCAGGGAGGCGAATTCCCCGCTGAGCGTTATGTGCGCCTTCTATTTGCAATTGCAGAGCAATATATTCGGCGGTCTGGACGAGAGCCTGCTGGCCCGCGCCGAAGCCCTGGCAGCGGTGGACATCGTCTCCCCGAGCAagagccaccaccaccacccgccGCACCACAGCCCCTTCAAGCCGGACGCCACGTACCACACCATGAACACCATCCCCTGCACctcggccgcctcctcctcctcggtgcCCATCTCCCACCCGTCCGCCCTGTCgggcacccaccaccaccaccaccaccaccaccaccaccaccaccagccccacCAGGCGCTGGAGGGCGACCTGCTGGAGCACCTGACgccggggctggcgctgggggcCATGGCGGCCCCCGACGGCGCCGTGGTCTCCACGCCGGGCCACGCGCCCCACATGGCCGGCATGACCCCCATGCACCCGGCGGCGCTGGGCATGGCCCACGCCCACGGGCTGCCGGCCCACATGGGCTGCGTGAGCGACGTGGACGCCGACCCCCGCGACCTGGAGGCCTTCGCCGAGCGCTTCAAGCAGCGCCGCATCAAGCTGGGGGTCACCCAGGCCGACGTGGGCTCGGCGCTGGCCAACCTGAAGATCCCGGGCGTGGGCTCGCTGAGCCAGAGCACCATCTGCCGCTTCGAGTCGCTGACCCTCTCGCACAACAACATGATCGCCCTCAAGCCCATCCTGCAGGCCTGGCTGGAGGAGGCCGAGAAGGCGCACCGCGAGAAGCTCGCCAAGCCCGAGCTCTTCGCCGGCGCCGAGAAGAAGCGCAAGCGCACCTCCATCGCCGCGCCCGAGAAGCGCTCCCTCGAGGCCTACTTCGCCCTGCAGCCGCGGCCCTCCTCCGAGAAGATCGCCGCCATCGCCGAGAAGCTCGACCTCAAGAAGAACGTGGTGCGCGTCTGGTTCTGCAACCAGCGCCAGAAGCAGAAGCGCATGAAGTACTCGGCCGGCATCtgagccggccccgccgcgggacGCGCGTCGCAGGCCAAGGGCGACGGGCGACGGGCGACGGGCGACGGGCGACGGgcgaggcgcggggcggcggcgacgGGAGCGCCGAAGGACCGCCAGCGCCCACGAGcaaccccgccgccgccgccgccgccgccaagtAAGCTCCCCGCCTcctcccggggccgcgccgcgccgtcgGGGTCTGCCCCTCCGTTTACCTGCCTACCCACCTATTTATTcatccctttatttatttatttatttgttaccccccccaccccccacccccgaaATTAAATCCACTCCCTGCCGAAACTTGAATCTGCGAGGGGAAGGCTTGCGCCGCGAGAGACCTCTCGaaagtattttgatttaaaaacagagagacaaaaaaaaaaagaaagaaaaattaaaaaaaaacagatggcaGGTTTTTCTGCATTTACACTGcgtattataaatatatatatatatatatttttactgtgGTTATTATCCGTTTCCTTCCCCGAAGTTGTGACGCTTAGGGAAAGAGCTGATCCTGCTGTGTTCACTGGTCCTGGAAAGCTATTATTAGATTACTGCCAAACAACCCCTTGTAAATTATTAATTTATCTCTCTAGCAACTTCATTTCGTGCTCGTTCTAATTAATTACACCTCTTTAAGTCttgataaaagtaaaaaaaaaaaaaaaaaagggtagcgAGGATCAACTATTTTTTGTCGGTAGGAATCACGAACGTgcgctttttttctccttctcctcctcctcctccgcgtcCCTTTCGGCCATCTGTAAATTGTCCCCGGACCCGAAGGTCTTTCCCTGGCGAGCGTCGCTGGCGAGGCGTcggccccccgccgcagcccccctgCCCCGTCCGGGGCGCCGGCCCCCTCCGCGGGGCTCTTCGCGGCGCTGCgtggccggcggggccgccggcaccgcgctgcTCCGCGCGCTTCGGGGCTGTGCGCCGCGGTGCTCGGGCCGCCTCGGGTCCTCATTCATTTCCTCGCTTATCTGTTTACCTGGTTGGTTGCTTATTTATCACCTTTAATTGCAATACTTTTCCACGGAGGAACGTCCGTTTTTGGCGGTCCGTTTGTAGAAAAAGCCGAATTTAAATTTTTCAGgaagagagcgagcgagcgagactGCACTGCTTGTAAATTCACATTGTTTGGTACGATTCTTTTGGAACAACAACAATGAAACAGGGTACCGGGTTTGGTACCTGTATGTACTGTAAATATTTCATTCGAATGGACGCACATATAGATATATTCTTACAGATTTCGCTGTACCGCTGGTCTATTTGAGACTATTTGAAGTCTTAAGTTCTGTACATGACGCGATTTCGTTGGTTTTGTTAATAGGAGGTTTATTTATTACAGTAATGTatcaagttatttttaaatgtcgTCGAATcgtctttcattaaaaaagattttaacgTTTTATTGGCAAAGCGCGTTTGCTGgttcttttcttcctccaaagCCTGCTGCTGAGCTTAACCTTGCGCCCGGGTCGCGCGTAGATATAGAGATATatagatttttatatatgtgtgtgtgtgtgtgtgtgtgtgtggtttttttggttaaaaacgGAAGCGAGACGGGAGGTTTTTGCCCTGCCGGTGGTTTGCagcggcggcgggtgccctccgCGCGGCCGAGGGGGCGGTCAGTGGCGAGCCGTGATTTGGGGCGGGCCCCCGGGGGAGCTGCCAAAgccgcggggccgctgccgccgcgggtgCGCGCGCGGGATTTTTGCGCGTGTGGATTTTGCGCGGGGGATTTGCGCGCGCGCGCGGTTTTTACGCGCGTGGCTTGTGCGCGCGGAGGCCCCttgccggcccccggcccgccgagccgccgccacCCGAGCTGCTCCTGTGCGCAGCGCAGGGGACTCAAAAGCTGCCAAAAGccccaaggaaaaacaaaagaaacgaaagaaaagaagagaggaaaaaagtgaattCGCCGCGTGCCGCGTACAAAAGCCGGGGAAACCCGGCaccgggcgggggagggggggagaggagatCGTACACAAATCGctattaaatattcatatttccGCTCCGCCACGGGCCCCAGCTGCATCTTCGGAGCGGCCCGGGccctccgcgggcgcggagccaGCGCCGCggtgctgcagctcctgctgctgttaTTCGTGGTTTTATCATCAGAGGAAAAATCACCATTTCCGGCggctcctccctgccccagccgCGGAAAATCCGCCCCCTCCCCAAAAGCCCACGGCGGtgcggggcgggcagcgctgccttgcgcggggccccgcgcagccccgcggcggcggtgaggggcggcgaggggccgggccgggccgcgggacCCCGGGCAGGGCGGGACGAGCCCCagagcggcgccgggcggccccgagcTCGGCCCTCTGCAAGGAGCCATCCACTTAAAGGCTGTTAGGGGCGAATTAATAAATTACACAGCGAATTATTAAATCCAGATAATTACAAGGAATAAGTAAGTAATCATTAGTTATCTCAGCTAATTACTGCGGGTCAGAGCGGCGCCGGCGTGAAACCCTCCGCGGGAATTGAAATTAActccgcgcagccgccgccgtccgcggcgcccggcggctccccccgAGCCCGTCCGCCTGCTTAGCGCGGAGAGAAATGGGAATAAAATTAAGGATAATAAAATAACAGGAGCTGCTGAGAAAGCGGACGCGGCGGGATGGGGTTATTTTTTTTTACGCCTTTCGCCAGGCCACaagcgcggagccgccgcggctgAGCTTTCGCCAGCTCTCtccaagacccccccccccccatttataACCTCACTccctttttattgttattattattattttcccttcAAGGGGCTCTTTTGCTCTGCGTAGCGGCGCTGGCCCGCCTTGGCCCACATTAAAACAACGGCGACAAGCGCTGTGCGTGCGCGGAGAGGAAAAATATCCAGGCTTCCCTGCCTTTATCAATTGCAATTAGGTGGACAgtcttccccctcttcccttgcTCCAGCCTGGGAtgataattaaaatttaatgaagCCTGGGAGTAGCAGAGCTCTGTCTGGGGACCACGGAATAGAATATTTTAACTGTACATTTACACCAAGTGTCTGGCTTCAAAGACGTGACTGCTTTTAATCTCGAATTAGAAAACCACAGACCTGAAATTAAATATTAGCCACCCTCGGCTCCCCTTCCTTCCCGGAAAGCTGTCACGCTCCTGTTTTCCTGCCTGCCCCgcaacacacgcacacacacacacacccgggTCTCCAATTACACTTTGGTTAATAATAGATGGCTTTGATAGCGCGCGGTATTCCGGGGCTCCGcgatttcttctccttttttttaagtaggGTTAATGCAATATTAATCGCTCGCGGCTGCTATAAGAGCGCGCCGCGTTTTCCCAGCAGCAAGTCGAGGGAGCGGCGcagccagcgccgcccgcccccccgccgccccccccgcgccgcccaggtgagcagcgccgccgcctccgcgccccgcccgccccggggcaggggggctcCCCCGGgtccccgcgcggccccggcccggggcgcccCGTCCGGGCCGCGGTCCCGGCGGGGGAAGCGccggggggagggagaggaaagccccccccccccccccccccgtgtctccccgcggtgcccggcgcggaGAGGCGAAGCGCTTCCGTCGGAGGAGGGGAAACTGCGCGGGAATCCCGGAGAGAGGGGGAAAACCCCCCCAACCAAATCCCACTCACCCACCGCCAAAACCCGCCGGGAAAACTCCGCGCGTCCCTGCAAACGCCCCGGGGgccggtgccccccccacccccggggggcTCTGCGGTCGGCGAGCCCGGGCGCCGCTCCCtgcggggggggaagaggggaccgggccgccccgccgccgggcctgGGAagggggcgccccgcggccggccgcAGCCGCTCGGGCCTTCCCGCTCCCGGGGCTGCCCCCAGCTGGCACTTGTTGCCAGAAAAaaccccatatatatatatatgctttatataaatatttatgtttatatatatatcccCAGAAAACCGCTGGGAGCGGCACTTGCAGGAGGGCCGGGCGGCAAAGCCACCAGCTGGGACACCCCAGTGCGGGAGCctgagtgtgcgtgtgtgcatgtgcgtgtgcatgtgcgtgtgcatgtgcgtgtgcgtgtgtgcgtgtgcgtgtgcatgtgcatgtgcgtgtgcgtgtgcgcgcagcagcggcggggcgggagccggcagcccgcggagccccgcggagccccgcgcagcggcggcggggctggcggcggggcagGGCTCGCCTCGCCTTCCCGTTTATACAGAGCGGGATCATTTACATAAAGTCCTTAAGGCAAATAACTGTTGGGGCTCTAATTTATATCTGATCGAAAATTAGCCGTCATTATGCGCTCCATTAGCAGCGTCTTTAATGTGCTTCTAAGCACCATTTGTCAAGCGGCTTGTTAATATCCTTCAAGTCTTTAAAGTTGAGAGCTCATTAAAGAGTGCGCTCTGTTATTGATGTAATTTAGATGAGTTTGGAGGAGCGAGCACGCCATGACAACCCGGAGGAGAGGCTGGGGCTCCCCCCCCGGGCTGGGcagcggctccccccgcgccgcgcccctcaCCGCGGCGTCGGGCCCCGGCGGGGGCAGCCTGGGGGGCGCCTGCGGCCGGGCGGCGCTGGACCCGCTTCGCGAGGCGCTCGCCCGCCTGCGTTCCCTCCCCCCGCGCCGTCGCAAGAGCATAAAGGCCCATAAATCTCCTCCGCCGCTTATCTGCAAATGCATCTGtgccggcgccccccccccccccccccgcggccgcctccggagccctgcccgccgcccccgccccaaATCCCGCCCGAAgccccggggagcggggggggaaggaggagaaagccGTGGCGCCAGGGCCGGTCCCGGTGGGCCCAGGGTCTGCCAGCAGGGCGGGAGCAGGCGGGCGCCCAGGGCCCGCGACCCCGCGGCTCCCCTTTGCCCCCGCGGAAGGGGCCGCCCGTGGGCGGAGGAGCAGGGGGCACCGGCGCAGGACGCGCGAGCGCCGCGAGCAGGCCCCAGGTCGACGGCGAAGCCCAACCTGCAGCTGCGCCCGtggccgccgcgcccggggcggCCAGGACGGGTGGCCAGGACGGGCGGCCAGGACGGGCGGCCGTGCGGTGCCACGCTCGACGCCTCGCGCGGCTCGGGCGACCGAAGACCCTACACCCGCCGCCTTCGGTGCGCAACCCCACCACGACGCCCGCGCTCCCGCacctgctgcaggcaggcagcggGCGCTGGTGGCGGGCCGGGGGCAAGCGCCAGCAGCCTCCCACGTGCCCGCGTCCCCGCGTGAGCGTTTGGCAGCCCCAGAGTGGCGGTGACGGGGCGTTACTTCTAGACAGCCGCTAAAACGTTTTCATGTAATCAGCCGTAATGTGTAAACCTGCGCTAAACAGCTGGTACCCGCGCGCAGGCTCGCAGACGTGTAATTTGGATTCCTACCTTTCTGTTTCAAAGCTGTCTCATCTCCAGCACTTTGATCCAAAGACTAAACTTGCTGTGGCATATTTATGTATGTGACATTTTCGTTcacccatttatttatttatttagggaaGCACAGAAGgtctcccgcggcggcggcggccctgggTGCGGGAAGCAGGCAGCCCAAGCCCCGAcgcgcgcggggccggcagcggcccGGTGCACCGCTCGGCGGGTGCCGCTTGCAGGGACAGGGCGAGTGTGGGAGGACAGGGGAGAACGCGCCGGAGGTGAGCAACAGCGCATTTAACACCGCATCCCAGTGCGCTGGctaagcttgttttctttttttaaaggatttttctcTAGTTGTACAAGCTCTTCTGGCTCTTTGCAGCTGTGTGCTTCTACCCCCGGTATTTATACGGCTCCGCAGCGTCCCCCCGAGGCAGGGCCGCCCTGCTCCCCCGGTACCGCGGGGGCACCCGGAGGAGCCCGGGCTCGGGGGGGAACCAGAAGCCAAAAAGCTGAACCAGTGGTGGGCTCCAGCACGCTGCTTCCCGCCGTCCAGCCACCTCAAACTGCAGGAAGAAGTGGGTCCTTCCTCCCCGCAGCACCGCAGCAGGCCCCGCTAAAGCCTGGCCTCGCGGGTACGGCAGGCAGCCGAGCGGCAGCAGGACTGAGCACGCCGACGTCCCGCCGAGCCGCCGCTTTGGCTTGGATTCTCTGGCGTCAAATAAGGTGCAGACCCTGACTGACGCGCTTC
Protein-coding sequences here:
- the POU4F2 gene encoding POU domain, class 4, transcription factor 2, with the translated sequence MMMSLSSKQPFSVPHGGGGLHDTKYPALHTASPCPSAAAPAAASPGGSGGSGSGGSGGRGGSGSGGSGSGSGSSGGPGGAEAMRRGCLPTPPSNIFGGLDESLLARAEALAAVDIVSPSKSHHHHPPHHSPFKPDATYHTMNTIPCTSAASSSSVPISHPSALSGTHHHHHHHHHHHHQPHQALEGDLLEHLTPGLALGAMAAPDGAVVSTPGHAPHMAGMTPMHPAALGMAHAHGLPAHMGCVSDVDADPRDLEAFAERFKQRRIKLGVTQADVGSALANLKIPGVGSLSQSTICRFESLTLSHNNMIALKPILQAWLEEAEKAHREKLAKPELFAGAEKKRKRTSIAAPEKRSLEAYFALQPRPSSEKIAAIAEKLDLKKNVVRVWFCNQRQKQKRMKYSAGI